The sequence ATAATAATATCAGAGAACACATGCTCAATTGTAATGAAGACcgtcttctctctctctctctctctcttttcactTGCCCCATATTAAATTTCTCCGTACTAGTTTTCTTCAAAGAACCAGTGAAATGAAGGGAAGATCATATTGATTCTTTTTACTTGAAGTaattatgaaaatgaaaaaaaaaaaaatagggtttATTGATTGATgatgtattataatatatatgctAGTAGAAACATTTTTACTTGaagtaaagaaaaatgaaatataagtaGCTAAGAGATCCTTCCGTCTGAGTCTTTTGGTGATAGAAATGAACCAAACCTAATCTCACCCATAACATCCATCTCTGTTTCTCTGTATTGTTTTGCTCATATATGTTGTCTTTTCAAATGCGCTCATGATTTAACTGGACTATGCAAGAGTTGGTCAAAATCTAGTGATTCAAATGAATTTATTTGGATATATTCCATTTACCACTTTTCTATTTCAACTTATTTAACTTCAGACAAAAAGTTGCGGCCTGTGCTAAGCACTTCGTAGGAGATGGTGGCACAACCAGGGGTATCGATGAAAATAACACTGTGGTTAACTATAATGGTTTGCTTAACATTCACATGCCTGCATATTATAACTCGATAAAAAAGGGAGTTGCAACAGTAATGGTATCATACTCGAGCTGGAATGGAGTGAGAATGCACGCCAACCATGACCTTGTCACTGGCTACCTCAAGGACAAGCTGAGGTTCAAGGTattcaaagaaattagataacTTAAGTGAGATTCTTATATTAGTATACTAAAATAGATCGTAGACAATTGTACAAGCTCGGAATGAATGTTTTTTGTTGGTTGTCTGTAGGGTTTTGTCATTTCTGATTGGCAAGGGATTGACAGGATCACCTCTCCTCCACATGCTAATTATTCATATTCAGTTCAAGCTGGAGTTAGTGCTGGAATTGACATGGTAAGTCAAATGTCAGCTCTGATTTGGAACATGTAACACAACCATCATACACTTCCTTGTCTATGGAAGATTAGTGGTTGAACTTAATTTCAGTCTGCCTCAACCTGAGCCATTTGATTTTGTTCTTGATGTCTAATTTAAGACGGTTACAATATTCCATTGTGTATATGATGCATGGCAGGTTATGGTTCCAGAAAACTACACGGAGTTCATTGACGAACTCACTCGCCAGGTGAAGAATAATATCATTCCAATGAGCAGGATCAATGATGCTGTTCAGAGGATATTAAGAATTAAATTCCTTATGGGTCTCTTTGAAAACCCATTGGCGGATAACAGCCTAGCCAACCAACTTGGGAGCAAGGTCTGTCACCCGTTGTTTTGATTCTAGTTGGAAAATGATTTAGCTAAAGTTTTGGCTTTGGTGTAACTGAAACTAAAATGTTGGCCTTCAACAGGAACATAGAGAACTGGCCAGGGAAGCGGTAAGAAAATCGCTTGTTCTATTGAAGAACGGTCCCTCTGCCAATAAGCCATTGCTTCCTCTTCCTAAAAAAGCTGGAAAGATACTAGTTGCAGGGACTCACGCCGACAACTTGGGCTATCAATGTGGAGGCTGGACGATCACATGGCAGGGTCAGAGCGGCAATGATCTCACTGTTGGTAAGTTTTCACTGTTATTTCTTGAAAGAGAAGAAACCAAGAAGAAAATTCTCACTGCTCTTTTATGACATGAAACTAATCATTACTAATTGAAACGCATATACAAATTTCATCGTTTCTTCTTCTGTAACAATGTATGAAAACCGTAAACACCTCAGTAGCATGATAGTTGTGCAGTTTCTTAGGACGTGGTAAATTTGTAAACAGGTACTACCATCCTCAATGCTGTGAAGAATACGGTCGATCCTGCGACACAGGTCGTGTACAATGAAAATCCAGATGCGGGATTTGTCAAGTCGAACGGGTTCTCATATGCCATTGTCATTGTAGGGGAGCCTCCATATGCTGAAATGTTTGGTGACAGCACGAATCTCTCCATTTCTGAACCTGGTCCAAGCACCATAAGGAATGTGTGCAACAATATCAAATGTGTCGTTGTCGTCGTCTCCGGTCGCCCTGTTGTGATGCAGCCTTATGTTGGAATAGCCAATGCCCTTGTGGCTGCTTGGCTTCCAGGAACAGAAGGCCAAGGTGTAGCTGACCTTCTGTTCGGTGACTACGGATTCACCGGGAAACTTGCTCGCACTTGGTTCAAGACTGTCGATCAACTCCCAATGAACGTTGGGGATTCACATTATGATCCACTTTTTCCATTTGGATTTGGTTTGACAACTAAACCAAATGAGTAATAGAGAAGTTAACATTTTAGAAAACTTTGAAGGATATTTTTCATCTTTCATGTGAGATGAGGCTGTTTACAATACAAAGCCCTCTTAGTCTTGTTTTAGAAGCATTTTTAATACCATCTTTTAATCCTCgtattgaaaaataattttaatccaGGATGAACACGGGTATTAAATATctcaattaataataaaaaaataggaaTTTTTATCAAGTATAGTTGTGTGTAAGTCACCAATTATCATCTCAAAAGTCGATGTTTtggtatttattttatttaagataAATGGTAACAAAATTTGAAGTAAAGAGTTAGAAAAGTACACATTTGTCATTGTTTCAAACTTTGTTACACAGAAGTAGGGAGTTTTTGGATCATAAATACTAGAGTATATAAATGTACTTTGTCCATGGACAAGGAAGAAGggaataagagagaaaaaaaaacacaacagGCAAGTTCAGAATGAACATAATAGCTAACTAATACTCTAAAACTACCaaagaaataaaactaaaaaggcCTATTCCTATTCACCAAACTTAATGCAAATCATAAACTGCAAGAAAAGACATTAAAACACTTCCAATCCAcaattttccatctttttcctcaACTTCACTTGCTGCTCTCACAACCTTCCCTTGGTTGTCTTCTAATATCTGCAAAAGCTTTCCCTCTGGGCTGTACTTCACAACCACTGCATGAGGCCTCCCCCCAAGCAAGATGGTCTGGAATTTTACTGATATTGGAAGCTTGAGAAGAAATTTCCTCAGTTTTGGATATTTAGCTTCCAAACGGGCTAATGTCGAACGTCGACTGTGGATTGCCACCCAGAATTCGCCCTTGTCGTTCGTTCGGATGTTGTCGGGAAATCCGGGAAGTATGGCGAAGACCTCTGTTCCTGCTTTCTCACCCTTTAACCAATACTTGCATAATCTAGATCATGGAAATGTTGCTAAAGTAGTGAATGAGTTGAAATAAATAAACAGATCATTGGTGTTCTTTCCATTTTGTGAACATAAATGCATGGACTAAGAGGTGTTAATAATGAGAGTGGGACTGAAgtaataaatgttgatgaaaaACTTAAAAGAGGCATTTCAAGTTGTAAAGAGTTTCACCTTCCTTTGCCCCCTTCGGAGAAGACGAAGAACGAACCGTCCTTGCTTAGAGACACGCCGTTTGGAAAATAAACATCTCTCACAAGAACAGTGGTTTCTCCTGTAGCAGCATTATACTTCAAAACTCTCCCAGAGTTCTCAGTAGAAAAAACTACCTGCAAGAAGTTCCTACACAAGAAATATAGGTATAAGAACTCTTAGAAGGTTTCTACGCTTTGGCCTTAGAAATCAGACTTAAGAGACAAGCAGCAAGAAAACTGAAAAAAATCCCAAAGACCAAAGAGTCCTTTGAATATTCTTGGAATTAGTCTAGTTAATCTAGATTTTAAACCAAATTACTGAATGTCATAACAACTTGATATTTTGGTTTATAAGAATAGAATACAATGTTATCTTGAACAAGAATAACATCAACAAGTTTTACAGATGAACATAAAGGAGATCTT comes from Benincasa hispida cultivar B227 chromosome 2, ASM972705v1, whole genome shotgun sequence and encodes:
- the LOC120071138 gene encoding beta-glucosidase BoGH3B-like, giving the protein MMRFLKPLMGFWLLLCCLAVATDATYLKYKDPKQPLGARIKDLMGRMTLEEKIGQMVQIERKVATPDVMKNYFIGSVLSGGGSVPAEKATAETWVNMVNEIQKGSLATRLGIPMIYGIDAVHGHNNVYNATIFPHNVGLGVTRDPELLRRIGDATALEVRATGIPYVFAPCIAVCRDPRWGRCYESYSEDHKIVQQMTEIIPGLQGAIPFNSRKGIPFVAGKQKVAACAKHFVGDGGTTRGIDENNTVVNYNGLLNIHMPAYYNSIKKGVATVMVSYSSWNGVRMHANHDLVTGYLKDKLRFKGFVISDWQGIDRITSPPHANYSYSVQAGVSAGIDMVMVPENYTEFIDELTRQVKNNIIPMSRINDAVQRILRIKFLMGLFENPLADNSLANQLGSKEHRELAREAVRKSLVLLKNGPSANKPLLPLPKKAGKILVAGTHADNLGYQCGGWTITWQGQSGNDLTVGTTILNAVKNTVDPATQVVYNENPDAGFVKSNGFSYAIVIVGEPPYAEMFGDSTNLSISEPGPSTIRNVCNNIKCVVVVVSGRPVVMQPYVGIANALVAAWLPGTEGQGVADLLFGDYGFTGKLARTWFKTVDQLPMNVGDSHYDPLFPFGFGLTTKPNE